A genomic segment from Propioniciclava sp. MC1595 encodes:
- a CDS encoding restriction endonuclease produces the protein MSGMPTWEGFMVPCLKALSDGSTHSRREMAKLAADIVGLSDEQRGVILNSGEPTYANRIGWALSQLARVGALARPSRGNYHITDAGRQVLAQFPQGITENQLDALGQDPTWAITPYVPAKKPERPITIEPTVLDPSEQIQQGIARIHEAVSKELLERLLGKEPAFFEQAVVDLLLAMGYGGSDGGGEATQLVNDGGIDGVIDQDVLGLSKVYVQAKRYKPGNTVGRPELQGFVGALSGKADRGVFITTSSFSPGAVEYAAHHTSYRLILIDGHRLANLMIRFGVGVQTKDTVRVVEIDEDFFE, from the coding sequence ATGAGTGGCATGCCGACCTGGGAGGGCTTCATGGTGCCGTGCTTGAAGGCACTGAGCGACGGTTCGACCCATAGCCGTCGCGAGATGGCCAAGCTCGCGGCCGACATCGTGGGGCTGAGTGACGAGCAGCGGGGCGTCATCCTCAACTCAGGTGAGCCGACGTACGCCAACCGGATCGGGTGGGCGCTGTCGCAGCTTGCCCGGGTCGGGGCGCTGGCCAGACCGTCTCGTGGGAACTACCACATCACCGACGCAGGCCGACAGGTCCTGGCGCAGTTCCCCCAAGGCATCACCGAGAACCAGCTCGATGCTCTCGGCCAGGACCCAACCTGGGCGATCACCCCTTACGTCCCAGCGAAGAAGCCAGAGCGACCGATCACCATCGAGCCGACGGTCCTGGATCCGTCCGAACAGATCCAGCAGGGCATCGCCCGCATCCACGAAGCAGTCTCGAAAGAATTGCTGGAGCGACTGCTGGGCAAGGAACCCGCCTTCTTCGAGCAGGCTGTGGTAGATCTGCTTCTGGCTATGGGCTATGGCGGCTCGGACGGTGGCGGCGAAGCCACCCAGCTGGTCAACGACGGCGGCATCGATGGAGTAATCGACCAGGACGTCCTCGGGTTGAGCAAGGTTTATGTGCAGGCGAAGCGGTACAAGCCGGGCAACACGGTAGGGCGCCCAGAGCTGCAGGGCTTCGTGGGAGCCCTGAGTGGTAAGGCAGACCGGGGCGTGTTCATCACCACCAGCTCGTTCAGCCCGGGCGCCGTCGAGTACGCCGCACACCACACCAGCTACCGACTCATTCTCATCGACGGGCACCGGCTCGCGAACCTGATGATCCGCTTCGGGGTCGGGGTCCAGACCAAGGACACCGTCCGAGTGGTGGAGATCGACGAGGACTTCTTCGAATGA